From the Nitrospinota bacterium genome, the window GGCCTTTCGGTCTATCCCTCCATTCGATTAGGCTCCAAGCCTGTCCCCGACGAGTATCTCTATAAATAATCCTTCCGGCGGGAAGTCATCTGTGGTTTCAGGTGGGGGATTTTCCTGTAAGGGGGCCGCTGGAGCTATGAACTGCCTTTCTTCTTGCGCTTCTTTTTGCGCATTTTTGCGCGCACATCGAATCCGGGCGTCTTTTGGATGAAGACCTCTTCTTTTCGGAGCCCTCCCCGGCCTCCCTCAGCGCTCCGGGTGAATTGAGCGGAGGCCTCAGGGGTTATGCTATCGGCTGAGAAGCCGGATGTCTTGCTGATAAGGCCCGCCGACGTGAGGGCCTTTTCCACCGGAGCGTCGCACTCATTGCAGTGCTCCGGCGGCGGGTCATCCATCTTCTGGAGGAGCTCGAAGAGGTGGCCATTCTCGCACTTGTATACGTAGATAGGCACAAAGAACCCTCCCATCGGGTGTAAGATGATTGTAACAAAGAAGGGGAGGGAGCGTCAACGAGCAGGGGTTAAGGGTTCCTCGAGTGAGGGCTCTAGCCCGGAGTTACCTCGGGGCTAGAGGGAGGTGGCGGGGCGTGGTCCCCCCGGGACCTGGTGTACCATCGATAGAGGGTCGTAGGGTTCACGCCAAGCAGGTAGCCGAGCAACACGAGGTTGTTCCTGAGAGTGGTCGCGAACACCCCCTCCCGCTCCCAACGACGTGGGGAGGTCTTAACCTGTCCGGGGGCTAATCCCACCAAACCGTGGCGCCTGAGGCGGAGCACAAAATCTACGTCTTCCATGAAGGGGAGGGGCCGAAACCCTCCCAGGGCGGCGAAGACATCCCTGCGCACAAAAATGGCCTGGTCTCCGTAGGGGAGCCCCAGCCATCGGGAGCGCAGGTTGGCTCCCGCCTCGATGATCCT encodes:
- a CDS encoding TIGR04283 family arsenosugar biosynthesis glycosyltransferase, whose product is MERVDVSIIIPTLSEEATLEACLERLRASGVVEECLVVDGGSGDATVAVAARYATQVLVVQGGRPAQCNAGAARAKGRILCFLHADTTLPADWRAQVLDVIDSRGRVAGAFRLGLEGDRRAWRIIEAGANLRSRWLGLPYGDQAIFVRRDVFAALGGFRPLPFMEDVDFVLRLRRHGLVGLAPGQVKTSPRRWEREGVFATTLRNNLVLLGYLLGVNPTTLYRWYTRSRGDHAPPPPSSPEVTPG